In Calonectris borealis chromosome Z, bCalBor7.hap1.2, whole genome shotgun sequence, a single genomic region encodes these proteins:
- the S100Z gene encoding protein S100-Z, which translates to MDKLKTHFFSIGNNFSLQLALHPFPKTGLWFGSCAISLTLDLCPAALPLTAMSTPLEDAMDTLIRIFHHYSGKEGDRYKLSKGELKELLTSELTDFLSGQKDPLLVDEIMKDLDCNKDNEVDFNEFVILFAALTVACNDFFEEQLKREGF; encoded by the exons ATGGATAAACTGAAAACCCATTTTTTCAGTATTGGTAACAATTTCTCTCTTCAGCTagctctccatcccttccctaAGACTGGCCTTTGGTTTGGCTCCTGTGCAATATCACTGACTCTGGATCTTTGCCCCGCAGCTCTCCCGCTCACTGCTATGTCCACACCGCTGGAGGACGCGATGGACACCTTGATCAGGATTTTCCATCACTACTCTGGCAAAGAAGGAGACAGATACAAGCTCAGTAAAGGAGAACTCAAGGAGCTCCTCACCAGCGAGCTCACTGACTTCCTTTCA ggCCAAAAGGACCCCCTTCTGGTTGATGAGATTATGAAAGATCTGGACTGCAATAAAGATAATGAAGTGGATTTTAATGAATTTGTCATTCTGTTCGCTGCTTTGACTGTGGCATGTAATGATTTCTTTGAAGAACAGCTAAAAAGAGAGGGATTTTAA